A stretch of DNA from Coccidioides posadasii str. Silveira chromosome 1, complete sequence:
TTTAATGTTGCTAAAACTCGAGCCGAGAAGGGTGGTGAAATCCTAGCAGATGCCTTGATCAACAAAGCCCAGGGAGAGCGTCCAGTCACGCTCATTGGTTATTCCATGGGTGCTCGGGTTATATATGCATGCCTTTTAAGCCTAGCCAAAAGAAGAGCGTTTGGCATGGTCGAATCCGCAATCCTAATAGGATCTCCCACCCCTTCTGACACTGCACAATGGCGTTTGATTAGGACCGTCGTAAGTGGACGTTTAGTCAACGTATATTCTAAGAATGATCTTATGCTTCGATTCCTTTACCGGTCCCAGAGCGTTCAAATGAATGTCGCGGGGATCCAACCTATTGAAAATGTTCCTGAATTGGAGAATCTTGACGCAAGCAAGATGGTTCCTGGGCATTTGCGATATCCACTACTTGTCGGAGCTATCCTTGAAAAAATTGGGTTCGACCACTTGGATCAGGACGAGTTACGACGACAGGCTGATAGGCTTCGCGCTCTCGCGGCAGAAGATGAGCGTCTGGTCGACCAGGCTCAAAGGgaagagcagcagcacgAACCGGCACAGGTCTTTGTGGACTCCAATGCACTAGATCGTGACCAGAAATGTCCCGAAGAGCCCCCAATTTCGAACGCGGAAATCCAGAACCTGGAGGACGAAATTACAAGGAGAACAGAGGACAGTTTGGTAGAAATTCATATGCAATCAATCCAGCTTGAGGACCGTGAAGGCCAGCAAAATCACTTTTTGCCAGGTTAATAGGAGAAAGTTGTTAGGCAACTTAATCGTGATAACCCCCAGATCCGCATTGGCAATGAGCTCCCAATTGCCTCGAGGTTCTGGAATCCATTAACGTCCTCCATTTTCATGGCACTTGAAATACGAAGCAGAATATGTATATAGCATAAGAAAGAAGTATAGTGATACCCAATCGAGCTATACCCATTAAGCCATCAGACTCTTGATTCAACGCAGTCTCAGTTTTTGCTTTTCAAACTGCCCGAATACCGCTAAAGCTTTCC
This window harbors:
- a CDS encoding uncharacterized protein (EggNog:ENOG410PJ9K~COG:S~TransMembrane:2 (i20-45o65-85i)) — translated: MSASDEAKARADESKASRRWKIGLASVAGAVLVGMTGGLAAPLVAGGVGMIMGTLGLGGTVAAGYLGAVAGSGVVIGSIFGAFGARMTGRMMEKYAREVRDFAFLPLRAPPAKSENETVPSTIDTRLRVTIGITGWLTEPYDLVNPWRVLGKDSDVFALRWELQALLMLGNAMESLVRRFALTFAAQQLLNKTILAPFSGPLMIPMVVLKLSHLVDNPFNVAKTRAEKGGEILADALINKAQGERPVTLIGYSMGARVIYACLLSLAKRRAFGMVESAILIGSPTPSDTAQWRLIRTVVSGRLVNVYSKNDLMLRFLYRSQSVQMNVAGIQPIENVPELENLDASKMVPGHLRYPLLVGAILEKIGFDHLDQDELRRQADRLRALAAEDERLVDQAQREEQQHEPAQVFVDSNALDRDQKCPEEPPISNAEIQNLEDEITRRTEDSLVEIHMQSIQLEDREGQQNHFLPG